The following are encoded in a window of Harmonia axyridis chromosome 7, icHarAxyr1.1, whole genome shotgun sequence genomic DNA:
- the LOC123684134 gene encoding uncharacterized protein LOC123684134 isoform X1 produces MIDTFLKCYFENDFGKLARDGLNDRRKRCEIIEYFNTIVEGCNQGRSRQKTAKEAVTCILRYHDIMKETNNSICLMGKFHNVLYVAMKLAFDWQVQDSGTIATLLEQIYSCEKTFERLFLGAIFGVKAPYLIAGWKSDFYDPEENLRAVVYFLDHACTASLDFQSNTGLMRMIDVPLENCGFSTPLMVCVQLGFADKVHIFLRFGALLRASEKEENVGVVQTIISKLSESDRKYPFNYVCILQLILRVIPSLIPPHFNNLLNCSDEQQRKILVERYYSLMEDGLIPIGRSGLIPPELKHFCRCEIRKNLWYNHQLPAGIRELPLPESLKRYLDIMQD; encoded by the exons ATGATTGATACATTTCTGAAgtgttatttcgaaaatgattttGGAAAATTAGCTAGGGACGGTTTGAATGACCGTAGAAAAAGGTGTGAAATAATCGAATATTTCAATACAATTGTGGAAGGATGCAATCAAG GTAGATCAAGACAAAAAACAGCGAAAGAAGCTGTCACCTGTATTTTGCGCTACCATGATATTATGAAGGAAACTAACAACTCAATTTGTCTCATGGGCAAATTCCACAACGTACTTTACGTGGCAATGAAGTTGGCCTTCGACTGGCAGGTTCAAGATTCAGGAACTATTGCAACTCTTCTGGAGCAGATTTATTCCTGCGAGAAAACATTTGAACGTTTATTCCTAGGTGCTATATTTGGAGTGAAAGCACCCTATTTGATAGCTGGTTGGAAGAGTGACTTCTACGACCCTGAAGAAAATTTGAGAGCTGTTGTTTATTTCTTGGATCATGCATGCACAGCAAGTTTAGATTTTCAGAGTAATACAGGCCTCATGAGGATGATTGATGTTCCTTTAGAAAATTGTGGATTTTCAACACCCTTGATGGTCTGTGTGCAATTAGGATTTGCCGATAAGGTACATATTTTTCTCCGATTTGGTGCTCTACTTCGAGCAagtgaaaaagaagaaaatgttGGTGTTGTCCAGactataatttcaaaattatctgaATCAGATCGAAAGTACCCCTTCAATTACGTATGTATTTTACAACTCATTCTTAGGGTAATACCTTCATTGATACCCCCCCACTTCAATAATTTGTTGAATTGCTCAGATGAACAACAGAGGAAAATTCTGGTTGAGAGATATTATTCACTTATGGAGGATGGCTTGATACCAATTGGAAGATCAGGTTTGATACCTCctgaattgaaacatttttgcaGATGTGAAATTCGAAAGAACTTATGGTATAATCATCAATTGCCTGCAGGAATACGAGAACTACCACTACCTGAATCTCTAAAGAGATATCTTGATATTATGCAAGATTGA
- the LOC123684134 gene encoding uncharacterized protein LOC123684134 isoform X2 translates to MDVIIQSSLDKLIFYSKNNIHDRQKRNEIVNYITNIIEKSNRGRSRQKTAKEAVTCILRYHDIMKETNNSICLMGKFHNVLYVAMKLAFDWQVQDSGTIATLLEQIYSCEKTFERLFLGAIFGVKAPYLIAGWKSDFYDPEENLRAVVYFLDHACTASLDFQSNTGLMRMIDVPLENCGFSTPLMVCVQLGFADKVHIFLRFGALLRASEKEENVGVVQTIISKLSESDRKYPFNYVCILQLILRVIPSLIPPHFNNLLNCSDEQQRKILVERYYSLMEDGLIPIGRSGLIPPELKHFCRCEIRKNLWYNHQLPAGIRELPLPESLKRYLDIMQD, encoded by the exons ATGGATGTAATTATACAAAGTTCCCtcgataaattaatattttattcaaaaaataacatACATGATCGTCAGAAACGTAATGAGATTGTCAACTATATCaccaatattattgaaaaatcaaacaGAG GTAGATCAAGACAAAAAACAGCGAAAGAAGCTGTCACCTGTATTTTGCGCTACCATGATATTATGAAGGAAACTAACAACTCAATTTGTCTCATGGGCAAATTCCACAACGTACTTTACGTGGCAATGAAGTTGGCCTTCGACTGGCAGGTTCAAGATTCAGGAACTATTGCAACTCTTCTGGAGCAGATTTATTCCTGCGAGAAAACATTTGAACGTTTATTCCTAGGTGCTATATTTGGAGTGAAAGCACCCTATTTGATAGCTGGTTGGAAGAGTGACTTCTACGACCCTGAAGAAAATTTGAGAGCTGTTGTTTATTTCTTGGATCATGCATGCACAGCAAGTTTAGATTTTCAGAGTAATACAGGCCTCATGAGGATGATTGATGTTCCTTTAGAAAATTGTGGATTTTCAACACCCTTGATGGTCTGTGTGCAATTAGGATTTGCCGATAAGGTACATATTTTTCTCCGATTTGGTGCTCTACTTCGAGCAagtgaaaaagaagaaaatgttGGTGTTGTCCAGactataatttcaaaattatctgaATCAGATCGAAAGTACCCCTTCAATTACGTATGTATTTTACAACTCATTCTTAGGGTAATACCTTCATTGATACCCCCCCACTTCAATAATTTGTTGAATTGCTCAGATGAACAACAGAGGAAAATTCTGGTTGAGAGATATTATTCACTTATGGAGGATGGCTTGATACCAATTGGAAGATCAGGTTTGATACCTCctgaattgaaacatttttgcaGATGTGAAATTCGAAAGAACTTATGGTATAATCATCAATTGCCTGCAGGAATACGAGAACTACCACTACCTGAATCTCTAAAGAGATATCTTGATATTATGCAAGATTGA
- the LOC123684831 gene encoding uncharacterized protein LOC123684831, whose amino-acid sequence MSLNANHLSAFFGKFSTNPNILTTEASMKLLDRTHHSSSGHYGEGYHHQYSYSKKKKKSIAMNTLTLLSFLFFLNMLQNCIQEHINQMNPTTIVIQIQTTMATVRKMDLEGDDVGKILEIGTLNRSERVRNNDKNRNYEISSNVKGRKNTDGTKMKKKNIKRKTKPTTFSEENEYQYE is encoded by the exons ATGTCGCTCAATGCGAATCATTTGAGTGCCTTCTTCGGCAAATTTTCAACTAATCCAAATATACTAACTACTGAAGCTTCTATGAAATTATTAGATAGAACACATCACAGTTCTTCTGGGCACTATGGAGAAGGTTATCACCACCAATATAGTTACAG caaaaaaaagaaaaagagcaTAGCCATGAATACGCTCACTCTGCTATCATTTCTATTTTTCCTAAATATGCTTCAGAATTGTATACAAGAACATATTAACCAGATGAACCCCACAACCATAGTGATTCAAATACAGACAACAATGGCAACTGTTCGAAAAATGGATCTGGAAGGGGATGATGTTGGAAAAATCCTCGAAATTGGTACTTTGAATCGATCCGAAAGAGTCagaaataatgataaaaatagaaattatgaaatatcAAGTAATGTTAAAGGAAGAAAAAATACTGATGGAActaaaatgaagaagaaaaatataaaacgcAAGACAAAACCAACAACATTTTCAGAAGAAAACGAATATCAGTATGAATAG